The Metabacillus schmidteae genome includes a region encoding these proteins:
- a CDS encoding coiled-coil domain-containing protein — translation MGVWDQLTGKETNNIIEEYSEVYGEVLYGIHREVKKLEFEVEKYKNFNQEVDKLGDLVQIIDSKYPEIEDCIDKVAQLSRKILIHKKHINEIKTNIQEEQQSKIDLLNQFHKQEKINSEVENNLVIISKKMNEIEITLEQYSSTIISKQVQLSESLEKLETTYEANYKLQQNQIKSVLHKLMLLKDQASKELENEKYTRKKQIEDLARQMEEREKRHTNKLRKISYSFFAMAIILIAWNVCLTIY, via the coding sequence ATGGGAGTTTGGGATCAATTAACAGGTAAAGAAACAAATAATATTATAGAGGAATATAGTGAAGTGTATGGTGAAGTTCTATACGGAATTCACAGAGAAGTAAAGAAGCTGGAATTTGAAGTTGAGAAATATAAAAATTTTAATCAGGAAGTAGATAAGTTAGGGGACCTGGTACAAATCATTGACAGTAAATACCCGGAGATTGAAGACTGTATTGACAAAGTTGCTCAATTATCTCGAAAAATACTTATACATAAGAAACATATTAACGAAATAAAAACAAACATACAAGAAGAGCAACAGTCAAAGATAGACCTACTAAATCAATTCCATAAACAAGAAAAAATCAACAGTGAAGTTGAAAATAATTTAGTCATTATATCAAAGAAAATGAATGAGATTGAAATAACTCTAGAACAATATTCTTCAACTATTATATCTAAACAAGTTCAACTGTCTGAGAGTCTTGAAAAGTTAGAAACAACCTATGAAGCTAATTATAAACTTCAACAAAACCAAATAAAGAGTGTTTTACATAAATTGATGCTTTTAAAGGATCAGGCTTCTAAAGAACTAGAAAATGAAAAGTATACACGGAAAAAGCAAATTGAAGACTTGGCACGCCAAATGGAAGAAAGGGAAAAGAGACATACTAATAAGCTAAGGAAAATTAGTTATAGCTTTTTCGCAATGGCCATCATACTTATAGCCTGGAATGTGTGTTTAACAATCTATTAA
- a CDS encoding zinc ribbon domain-containing protein, which translates to MRYCQECGTSLEVDMRFCEECGRPIELVTRASHVHSQARKPLSKKTKRWMIISSIVIVLFIGAYKLGNYLTSKERLVDRFETALLSEDTKELASLLSTNDAELTINEDSLKGFVTYLNQYPDERQQILDSIKAQLQEDVSESGSGHIVTLDKEDRFLYDQYRLTINPVYVTIQTNYENTILYINDKEVAKSDKPDDEKTVGPFLPGIYTLRAQLETDSITLEKEEEITLEPYEEKSSHSIHLEAEDVTVVVSGITDGKANLILNGKDAGVNILKQNTFGPVLMDGSMLVAVELETPWGTMKTAEQPIEQSQMELKLSGNEQVQKEIMETIILHTKQVLEATASGSTKGYTVATDELKQALQNEINDAKETGKNSIYSLQKTIFDLDSLFLYQENNGWKANILVAEHYQGDEYRSWEEPNVRDVENINSYQLLWQENQKKWIVEDINTVSRLSSEKVKEFVEKDPKVYTSNWSEPEQESKPATTNSITVPDDIQELMDNYIYSLIDAINTNDFTKVAPYLIENSELYTMQKDLVDNLAKENIKEEMLDYKITDLFIEGGVATIWTWEKAKIINADGSTEIKEYNWIYDAANDQNGNFGLMSIRKQ; encoded by the coding sequence ATGCGTTACTGCCAAGAATGTGGAACAAGCTTGGAAGTAGATATGAGGTTTTGCGAAGAATGCGGGAGGCCAATCGAACTTGTTACACGTGCTTCCCATGTTCATTCACAAGCTAGAAAGCCACTGTCTAAGAAAACAAAGCGTTGGATGATCATAAGTAGTATCGTGATTGTTCTTTTTATAGGGGCCTATAAATTAGGAAACTATTTAACATCAAAAGAAAGACTGGTCGATCGGTTTGAAACAGCTCTACTCTCCGAGGATACCAAGGAGCTGGCAAGTCTTCTATCTACAAATGATGCGGAATTAACTATAAATGAAGACTCCTTAAAGGGATTTGTCACATACCTTAATCAGTATCCTGATGAAAGGCAACAAATTCTCGACTCAATTAAAGCGCAACTACAGGAGGACGTTTCTGAATCAGGAAGCGGACATATTGTCACCTTGGATAAAGAAGATCGATTTCTATATGATCAATATCGTCTAACAATTAACCCAGTGTACGTAACCATTCAAACAAACTATGAAAATACGATTTTATATATAAACGACAAGGAGGTTGCCAAATCAGATAAACCTGACGATGAAAAAACGGTCGGCCCCTTCCTACCTGGTATCTACACACTACGTGCCCAGCTTGAAACGGATTCTATCACATTAGAGAAGGAAGAAGAAATCACACTGGAGCCTTATGAAGAAAAGAGCTCGCACTCCATTCATCTAGAGGCCGAAGATGTTACTGTAGTTGTTTCCGGAATTACAGATGGAAAAGCAAATCTCATTTTAAATGGCAAGGACGCAGGAGTAAATATTCTGAAGCAGAATACATTTGGACCTGTATTAATGGATGGTTCAATGCTAGTGGCGGTTGAGTTGGAAACACCGTGGGGAACGATGAAAACAGCGGAACAGCCTATTGAGCAATCTCAAATGGAGTTAAAGTTATCAGGAAATGAACAGGTTCAAAAGGAAATCATGGAAACGATTATATTACATACAAAGCAAGTGCTTGAAGCAACAGCCTCAGGAAGTACAAAAGGATACACAGTTGCGACAGATGAACTAAAGCAGGCCTTGCAAAATGAAATAAATGATGCAAAAGAAACTGGAAAGAACTCTATTTATTCCTTACAAAAAACGATCTTTGATCTGGATTCCTTATTTTTATATCAAGAAAACAATGGGTGGAAAGCAAATATATTAGTAGCAGAACATTATCAAGGAGACGAATACAGGTCATGGGAGGAGCCTAATGTAAGAGATGTTGAAAACATCAACAGTTATCAATTGCTCTGGCAGGAGAATCAAAAGAAATGGATTGTAGAGGATATAAACACAGTTAGTCGATTATCATCAGAAAAGGTAAAGGAGTTCGTGGAGAAAGATCCTAAAGTATACACGTCAAATTGGAGTGAGCCAGAACAAGAAAGCAAACCAGCAACAACCAATTCTATAACTGTTCCGGATGATATACAGGAATTAATGGATAACTATATCTATAGTTTAATAGATGCGATTAACACCAATGACTTCACAAAAGTAGCACCCTATCTTATTGAAAACAGCGAACTATATACCATGCAAAAAGACCTTGTAGATAACTTGGCAAAGGAAAACATAAAAGAAGAAATGCTTGATTACAAGATCACGGACCTGTTCATAGAAGGGGGAGTGGCCACGATATGGACATGGGAAAAAGCCAAAATCATCAATGCTGATGGCTCCACGGAAATAAAAGAATATAACTGGATATATGATGCAGCAAATGACCAGAATGGGAACTTTGGATTGATGAGTATTAGAAAACAGTGA